The following proteins come from a genomic window of Geomonas sp. RF6:
- a CDS encoding MFS transporter, which yields MTDRHTPREVAAQIFSMPVIVAALGYFVDIYDLVLFSIIRVESLKDLGLTGQELINRGVFLLNMQMAGMLMGGILWGVLGDRKGRLKIMFGSICLYSLANLGNAMVHTLPSYACLRFLAGVGLAGELGAGITLVSEVLRKTMRGYGTMIVASVGVSGAILANFIAKQFDWRSAFVIGGVLGLLLLVLRLKVAESGMFRGLEESAVRRGDFLSLFTSTDRFGRFFHSIMIGVPTWFVVGILITFSPEFAKALGIRGSISAGNAVMYCYLGLVFGDVASGVLSQLLKSRRRVVLIFLGLTVMGVVGYFMAGGAEASSFYAICTFLGFASGYWAIFVTIAAEQFGTNLRATVATTVPNFVRGMVIPITMLFQLFRQSMGLERGAWCVGAICMAVALFSLWRLQETFHKEMDFLEEYP from the coding sequence ATGACCGATCGCCACACCCCGCGAGAAGTGGCAGCGCAGATTTTCAGCATGCCGGTCATCGTGGCCGCCCTAGGATACTTCGTGGACATCTACGACCTGGTCCTTTTCAGCATCATCCGGGTCGAAAGCCTGAAGGACCTCGGGCTTACCGGGCAGGAGCTCATCAACCGCGGCGTCTTCCTGTTGAACATGCAGATGGCCGGGATGCTCATGGGAGGGATACTCTGGGGTGTCCTCGGAGACCGCAAGGGGCGGCTGAAGATCATGTTTGGCTCCATCTGCCTCTACTCCCTTGCCAATCTCGGCAATGCAATGGTCCATACCCTCCCCTCCTACGCCTGCCTGCGCTTCCTCGCCGGCGTCGGCCTTGCCGGAGAGCTCGGCGCGGGGATCACCCTGGTAAGCGAGGTGCTGCGAAAGACGATGCGCGGGTACGGGACGATGATCGTCGCGTCCGTCGGGGTATCCGGAGCAATCCTCGCGAACTTCATAGCGAAGCAGTTCGACTGGCGCAGCGCCTTCGTCATCGGCGGCGTGCTGGGGCTCCTCCTGCTGGTCCTGCGCCTCAAGGTCGCAGAGAGCGGGATGTTTCGCGGCTTGGAGGAGAGCGCCGTGCGGCGTGGCGACTTTCTGTCGCTCTTTACCAGCACCGACCGCTTTGGCCGCTTCTTCCACTCCATCATGATCGGCGTCCCCACCTGGTTTGTCGTCGGCATCCTCATCACCTTCTCCCCGGAATTCGCGAAGGCCCTCGGCATCAGGGGGAGCATCAGCGCAGGAAATGCCGTCATGTACTGCTACCTGGGTCTGGTGTTCGGGGATGTCGCAAGCGGAGTGCTGAGCCAGCTCCTGAAGAGCCGTCGCCGCGTCGTCCTCATTTTCCTTGGGCTGACGGTAATGGGGGTGGTGGGGTATTTCATGGCGGGGGGGGCTGAAGCGTCGAGCTTCTACGCGATCTGCACCTTTCTCGGCTTCGCCAGCGGGTACTGGGCGATCTTCGTGACGATAGCGGCGGAGCAATTCGGCACCAATCTTCGAGCCACCGTCGCCACCACCGTGCCGAATTTCGTGCGCGGCATGGTGATCCCCATAACGATGCTCTTTCAGCTCTTCCGGCAGAGCATGGGGCTGGAGAGGGGGGCCTGGTGCGTCGGGGCGATCTGCATGGCAGTTGCGCTCTTCTCCCTCTGGAGGCTTCAGGAGACTTTTCACAAGGAGATGGATTTTCTGGAGGAGTATCCGTAG
- a CDS encoding YsnF/AvaK domain-containing protein: MDKKSFLWGDSRREKSPSGRVEDEKVIPVVEEELRVGKRVVEDGVTRVKKVVHEREETVDMPLLKEQVHVERVPINAVIDAPVGIRQEGDVTVVPLIEEVLVVEKKLLLKEELHITKEQTTVRQPQTEVLKSEQAIVEHVDEPRKK, from the coding sequence GTGGATAAAAAGAGTTTCCTTTGGGGTGACTCACGACGGGAGAAGTCGCCATCCGGCAGGGTGGAGGACGAAAAGGTCATTCCTGTCGTGGAAGAGGAGTTGCGGGTAGGGAAAAGAGTGGTGGAAGACGGTGTTACCCGGGTCAAAAAGGTTGTTCATGAACGGGAAGAGACCGTGGATATGCCCCTTCTGAAGGAACAGGTGCATGTCGAGCGGGTGCCGATAAATGCGGTGATTGACGCACCGGTCGGGATCAGGCAGGAGGGTGACGTGACGGTGGTCCCTCTGATCGAGGAGGTTCTGGTGGTTGAGAAAAAGCTCCTCCTGAAGGAAGAGCTCCATATCACCAAGGAGCAGACCACCGTAAGGCAACCTCAGACAGAGGTGCTGAAGAGTGAGCAGGCGATTGTGGAGCATGTTGATGAACCTCGAAAGAAGTAA
- a CDS encoding MlaE family ABC transporter permease, which translates to MGGEVTRFLEALGKRVLYFHQILGEMLLLQGRIFYYFREAPRNIPSILTQMSIIGFETLPVASVMAFFVGMVLALQTGVELEKYGGQNIIGAIVGHSMVRELGPVMTSFLVAGRVGSAMAAELGVMTVYEEIDALRTLDIDPVRYLAMPRFIACIICVPALVIYSDFVGIIGGAIISNLHPHIFVSYSTYYDSLTAALKMREIGTGLTKAVCFGSIVALVACYVGFATSGGARGIGQATTRSVVLSFMLILVADYFLTRALM; encoded by the coding sequence GGCGCTGGGGAAGAGGGTGCTTTACTTCCACCAGATTCTGGGGGAGATGCTCTTGCTCCAGGGGCGCATCTTCTACTACTTCCGCGAGGCGCCGCGCAACATTCCGAGCATCCTCACGCAGATGTCGATCATCGGCTTCGAGACCTTGCCGGTCGCCTCTGTCATGGCGTTCTTCGTCGGGATGGTCCTCGCCCTGCAGACCGGTGTCGAGCTGGAGAAGTACGGCGGGCAGAACATCATCGGTGCCATCGTGGGGCACTCGATGGTGCGCGAGCTCGGTCCGGTCATGACGAGCTTTCTGGTGGCCGGCCGTGTCGGTTCCGCGATGGCGGCGGAGCTCGGGGTCATGACGGTGTACGAGGAGATAGACGCGCTGCGCACTCTCGATATCGACCCTGTGCGCTATCTGGCGATGCCGCGTTTCATCGCGTGCATCATCTGCGTCCCGGCGCTCGTCATCTACTCCGACTTCGTGGGGATCATCGGCGGGGCGATCATCAGCAACCTGCACCCCCACATTTTCGTCTCCTACTCCACCTACTACGACAGTCTCACTGCCGCGCTGAAGATGCGGGAGATAGGGACCGGTCTCACCAAGGCGGTCTGCTTCGGCTCCATCGTGGCCCTCGTCGCCTGTTATGTCGGCTTCGCCACGTCGGGAGGGGCGCGCGGGATCGGGCAGGCGACCACCAGGTCGGTGGTTCTTTCCTTCATGCTCATCCTCGTTGCCGATTATTTTCTGACCAGGGCCCTCATGTAG
- a CDS encoding MlaD family protein, protein MALSVEKKVGFFFICGFLILGILLEVGEKWNPFEKHIAYHTYLSSITGLKIGDPVRLAGVDVGRITDISVLSDKIKIDFEVKPGTAIKTDSVAMLRLTNLLGGQFLGLSFGTPTAPVLPEGGTVRGKDVANIDVIVDNVSDLTKDTKVLINNLNRNQDEVLHKISAILDENRGGLKGTISNINSITSKLDRGDGSLAMLLNDRSLYDDASSAVTSLKLVSGKIERGEGTIGKLVNDDALYRDVQGLLAQLKPGVADLSAGMKDFRDITGKINKGEGTVGKLVNDEGLYNDAREATKNIKELTVKINSGQGTLGKLVNEDQLYRDTTATLKKAEKAMEGLGDAGPISVLGSIVGTLF, encoded by the coding sequence ATGGCTCTCTCGGTGGAAAAAAAGGTCGGATTCTTCTTTATCTGCGGGTTTCTCATACTCGGCATACTCCTGGAGGTTGGCGAGAAGTGGAATCCCTTTGAAAAGCACATTGCCTATCACACCTATCTCTCCAGCATCACGGGGCTGAAGATCGGCGATCCGGTGCGTCTGGCCGGCGTCGACGTCGGGCGAATCACCGATATCAGCGTCCTCTCCGACAAGATCAAGATCGATTTCGAGGTGAAACCCGGAACGGCCATCAAGACCGACTCCGTCGCCATGCTGCGTCTCACCAACCTCCTCGGCGGCCAGTTCCTCGGCCTATCCTTCGGTACCCCCACCGCCCCCGTTTTGCCGGAGGGGGGGACTGTGCGGGGAAAAGACGTGGCCAACATCGACGTCATCGTGGACAACGTGAGCGATCTAACGAAGGACACGAAGGTCCTCATCAACAACCTGAACCGCAACCAGGACGAGGTGCTGCACAAAATATCCGCCATCCTCGACGAAAACCGCGGCGGCCTGAAGGGGACGATCTCCAACATAAACAGCATCACCTCGAAGCTCGACCGCGGCGACGGCTCCCTCGCCATGCTCCTGAACGACCGCAGTCTCTACGACGACGCAAGCAGCGCCGTTACCAGCCTGAAGCTCGTTTCCGGCAAGATCGAGAGGGGTGAGGGGACAATCGGAAAACTGGTGAACGACGATGCCCTCTATCGCGACGTGCAGGGGCTCCTGGCGCAGCTCAAGCCGGGGGTGGCGGATCTCAGCGCGGGCATGAAGGATTTCCGCGACATCACCGGGAAGATCAACAAGGGTGAGGGGACTGTCGGCAAGCTCGTCAACGACGAGGGGCTGTACAACGACGCGCGCGAGGCGACGAAGAACATAAAGGAGCTGACAGTGAAGATCAACTCCGGCCAGGGGACGCTCGGGAAGCTGGTGAACGAGGACCAGCTGTACCGCGACACCACGGCGACGCTGAAGAAGGCGGAGAAGGCGATGGAAGGTCTTGGCGACGCAGGCCCGATTTCTGTTCTTGGATCCATTGTGGGGACGCTCTTTTAG
- a CDS encoding YsnF/AvaK domain-containing protein, whose amino-acid sequence MAKTVVGLMDSMRQAELVVRDLESSGFDRGSINLVGSHRGGTTGTTGDVHELKDEKKSATAEGAATGAGAGAAVGGLAGFVAGLTALTIPGIGPALALGPLGAALAGAGIGAVAGGGIGALMKMGVPEKDAHYYMEGVKRGGVLVTVTCPEDRVDHAANIMQKHGAIDIDRTAEHWKKEGWTGFQTEGHRDETIHRTGTTRAEGVERTEGIERGREDVRLSERANEEISPRLKQDMADERREGLNISRDTALPERERSDMTGRTGQERTEMTGRTGQERVIPVTEEQVKVGKREVPEGMVRVYSHIESVPIQENVSLREEHAKVERRPVDRPISGSERDAFKEASVEVREMREEPVVSKEARVKEEVLVGKETSQRMETVSETARQTRVDVDRSGEGRQHGMAATGLNAEDEDFRRHYQSMYGGKGDFEAYRSAYHYADEDKEAARFQGRDWSEVEEDLHRSWDRNHPAGSWAQFKEAIRYGWNKKRHI is encoded by the coding sequence ATGGCAAAGACAGTCGTAGGCTTGATGGACAGCATGAGACAGGCTGAACTGGTCGTGCGCGACCTGGAGAGCAGCGGATTCGATAGAGGCTCCATAAACCTGGTAGGGAGCCATCGCGGTGGGACGACGGGAACAACCGGCGACGTGCACGAACTGAAGGATGAGAAAAAGAGCGCCACGGCGGAAGGGGCTGCGACAGGCGCCGGTGCGGGCGCGGCGGTCGGCGGGCTGGCAGGGTTTGTTGCAGGACTCACCGCTCTCACCATTCCCGGGATCGGACCTGCGCTCGCCCTCGGGCCTCTGGGTGCGGCCCTTGCTGGAGCCGGCATCGGTGCGGTGGCAGGCGGGGGTATCGGTGCCCTGATGAAGATGGGGGTGCCGGAGAAGGATGCCCATTACTATATGGAAGGTGTCAAGAGGGGGGGCGTCCTCGTGACGGTAACGTGCCCCGAAGACAGGGTCGATCACGCGGCGAACATCATGCAGAAGCATGGCGCGATCGACATAGACAGGACCGCGGAGCACTGGAAGAAGGAGGGGTGGACCGGCTTCCAGACCGAAGGGCACCGCGACGAGACGATCCACAGGACCGGCACGACGCGCGCCGAAGGGGTTGAGCGCACCGAAGGAATTGAGCGGGGCAGGGAAGATGTCCGGCTTTCGGAACGGGCCAACGAGGAGATTTCGCCGCGTCTGAAACAGGATATGGCTGATGAGCGCAGGGAGGGGCTGAACATCAGTCGCGACACCGCCCTTCCGGAGCGTGAGCGGAGCGACATGACCGGCCGCACCGGGCAGGAGCGGACCGAGATGACCGGCCGCACGGGGCAGGAGAGGGTTATTCCTGTAACCGAGGAGCAGGTCAAAGTCGGGAAACGTGAAGTCCCCGAGGGGATGGTGCGGGTGTACAGCCACATTGAATCCGTCCCCATCCAGGAGAATGTGTCGCTGCGCGAAGAGCACGCGAAGGTGGAGCGCCGGCCGGTGGATCGTCCGATTTCCGGAAGCGAGCGTGATGCCTTCAAGGAGGCGTCGGTAGAGGTTCGTGAAATGAGGGAAGAGCCCGTGGTATCGAAAGAGGCACGGGTGAAGGAAGAGGTGCTGGTAGGGAAGGAAACGAGCCAGCGGATGGAGACTGTCAGCGAAACGGCACGCCAGACGAGGGTAGACGTGGACCGCAGCGGCGAGGGGCGGCAGCACGGCATGGCCGCCACAGGGCTCAATGCCGAGGACGAGGATTTCCGCAGGCATTACCAGAGCATGTACGGCGGCAAGGGTGACTTTGAAGCGTACCGCTCCGCCTATCATTATGCCGATGAAGATAAAGAGGCTGCCCGCTTCCAAGGACGGGATTGGTCGGAGGTGGAAGAAGACCTGCACCGCTCGTGGGACAGGAATCATCCTGCCGGCAGCTGGGCGCAGTTTAAGGAAGCGATCCGCTACGGGTGGAACAAGAAGCGTCACATCTAG
- a CDS encoding ATP-binding protein, with product MTASDSTDESRRAFDLLSSLNEILIFAAKANDVGDVMTCVVTASAQALGSDSAALFRREGEQWVVSRGYHLPQAHETATFSDEELPHAALAVMARKAVLIEDACTDMRANNALMQEYGIRSLMAVPVLHEDGIVAALSYHFHTAPRTFSQLEKDYALKVSDALATAQHNAAAQRDLCALREKLTEAKHLGEAINRIDRMIYSNLDTDEIFRKVIAAANDALGAESAILFLKEGEDWHVRYVHKLSQTLVGRVFRSDEVRKTEMSAQAGEIVTICHTRHGSSSQPQLMAMLDIRSLLEFPLIVKGEVIGSLSFHYHSRLVEFTELQKDFAAKLHGSVSFALQTARLFKALMESDSCLRMAEKIGKWGYFHYDRVRSKLTWSEGMFQIFRRDPALGTPSLEEFLETHFQKEEIEGVRKDVLGDRSRHFEAKVKTGDTFAEVQVLIDSLPCESCETAARLGTVQDITDRRQAESFKQGILDSLPAHIAVIDKDATILDINRPWLRFAEANGATGRAGIGVGVNYLSVCRKAADEADPLAREALEGIESVLSGDRDHFELEYPCDSPDEKRWYLMHVLRPTNHFGGAVIAHLDITERKLAEEARHQSEQRLASFMEHLPAAAWMKDPGGHYLYVNPEVERTISVPMATLQGKTDEEIFGQDMARLFGEKEKRVLAEGGIRTIETLPLHDGRDHHFLVSRFGVPGSDGPPVQLCGVAIDITDRIAAQEEVERLNSALEARAADLEEVNAQLEAFNYSVSHDLRQPLNVICGYSQGIPMECGNEMSESCSEYVKQIYRAALRMNDLIDAMLRFSRLTKSELRRETVDLSGHAKAVLTRLRLEAPERRVEVKVQEGVVATCDEGLVTVVLENLLGNAWKYSGERESTIIEFGRKIVAGEDTFFVSDNGIGFDMAHVEKLFQPFQRLPGADAFRGHGIGLATVERIVKKHGGRVWAESHPGRGATFYFTLPE from the coding sequence ATGACCGCATCAGACTCCACCGACGAAAGCAGACGCGCCTTCGACCTTCTCAGCAGCCTCAACGAGATACTGATATTTGCCGCCAAAGCCAATGACGTTGGCGATGTGATGACATGCGTCGTCACAGCGAGCGCACAAGCTCTCGGAAGCGACTCCGCCGCCCTCTTCCGGCGCGAGGGAGAGCAGTGGGTCGTCAGCCGGGGGTACCACCTGCCTCAGGCGCACGAGACGGCAACCTTTTCGGACGAGGAGCTCCCCCATGCGGCGCTCGCTGTTATGGCCCGGAAAGCGGTGCTGATAGAGGATGCCTGCACCGATATGCGCGCCAACAACGCCCTCATGCAGGAGTACGGCATTCGATCTCTCATGGCTGTGCCGGTTCTGCACGAGGACGGGATTGTCGCCGCCCTCTCCTACCACTTCCACACCGCCCCCAGAACGTTCAGCCAGTTGGAGAAGGATTATGCACTGAAGGTTTCCGACGCCCTTGCCACTGCCCAGCACAATGCCGCAGCGCAGAGGGATCTTTGCGCCCTGCGTGAAAAGCTGACAGAGGCGAAGCATCTCGGCGAGGCCATCAATCGTATCGACAGGATGATCTACTCCAATCTCGACACCGACGAAATCTTCCGGAAGGTCATCGCCGCTGCAAACGACGCGCTCGGCGCGGAATCTGCCATCCTTTTCCTGAAGGAGGGTGAGGATTGGCACGTGCGCTACGTGCACAAGCTGTCGCAGACGCTGGTCGGGAGGGTTTTCAGAAGCGACGAGGTGAGAAAAACGGAAATGTCCGCTCAGGCAGGAGAGATCGTCACCATCTGCCACACCCGTCATGGCAGCTCCTCTCAGCCGCAACTCATGGCGATGCTGGATATCCGCTCCCTGCTCGAATTCCCGCTCATCGTGAAGGGGGAGGTGATAGGAAGCCTCTCGTTCCACTACCACTCGCGCCTGGTGGAATTTACCGAGCTTCAGAAAGATTTCGCGGCGAAGCTGCACGGTTCCGTATCGTTCGCGCTGCAGACGGCCCGTCTTTTCAAGGCGCTGATGGAAAGTGACTCCTGCTTGAGAATGGCGGAGAAGATCGGCAAGTGGGGGTACTTTCACTATGACAGGGTGCGCAGCAAGCTCACCTGGTCGGAAGGGATGTTCCAGATCTTTCGCCGCGATCCGGCACTCGGCACACCATCCCTTGAGGAATTTCTCGAGACGCACTTCCAAAAGGAAGAGATCGAAGGGGTGAGGAAGGATGTCCTGGGCGACCGGTCCCGCCATTTCGAGGCAAAGGTGAAAACAGGTGACACGTTCGCCGAGGTGCAGGTGCTCATCGACTCCCTCCCCTGCGAGAGCTGCGAAACGGCCGCCCGCCTCGGGACTGTGCAGGACATCACAGACAGGCGGCAGGCGGAGAGCTTCAAGCAAGGCATCCTCGATTCTCTCCCCGCACACATCGCGGTTATAGACAAAGATGCCACCATTCTGGACATCAACCGGCCGTGGCTGCGCTTTGCGGAGGCGAACGGTGCGACCGGAAGGGCCGGAATCGGGGTGGGGGTAAACTATCTCTCCGTCTGTCGAAAAGCTGCCGACGAGGCGGACCCGCTGGCACGCGAGGCCCTGGAGGGGATCGAGTCTGTGCTTTCCGGAGACCGCGACCATTTCGAGCTGGAGTACCCGTGCGACTCGCCGGACGAGAAGCGGTGGTACCTCATGCACGTCCTTCGTCCCACCAACCATTTCGGCGGCGCAGTCATCGCCCATCTCGACATAACCGAGCGAAAGCTCGCGGAAGAGGCGCGGCACCAAAGCGAGCAGCGCCTCGCCTCCTTCATGGAGCACCTCCCCGCCGCGGCCTGGATGAAGGACCCCGGGGGTCATTACCTCTACGTCAATCCGGAGGTGGAGAGGACGATTTCGGTGCCGATGGCCACGTTGCAGGGGAAGACGGACGAGGAGATCTTCGGGCAGGACATGGCGCGCCTTTTCGGGGAGAAGGAGAAGCGCGTCCTCGCGGAGGGTGGCATCAGGACGATCGAGACGCTGCCGCTCCACGACGGAAGGGACCACCACTTCCTGGTGAGCAGATTCGGCGTGCCGGGATCTGACGGCCCGCCGGTGCAGCTGTGCGGAGTCGCCATCGACATCACCGACCGCATCGCGGCACAGGAAGAGGTGGAGCGGCTCAATTCCGCCCTCGAGGCGCGGGCTGCCGACCTTGAGGAGGTAAACGCCCAACTGGAGGCCTTCAACTATTCGGTGTCACACGACCTGCGCCAGCCGTTGAATGTCATCTGCGGCTACAGCCAGGGGATCCCCATGGAGTGCGGCAACGAGATGAGTGAGTCGTGCAGCGAGTACGTGAAGCAGATCTACCGCGCCGCCCTGCGCATGAACGATCTGATCGACGCCATGCTGAGGTTTTCCCGCCTCACCAAGAGCGAGCTGCGCCGCGAGACGGTGGACCTCTCTGGACACGCAAAGGCGGTATTGACACGGCTGAGGCTCGAAGCCCCGGAACGCCGGGTCGAGGTGAAGGTACAGGAGGGGGTGGTGGCCACCTGCGACGAAGGGCTCGTCACCGTGGTCCTCGAAAATCTCCTCGGGAACGCCTGGAAGTACAGTGGAGAAAGGGAAAGCACTATCATCGAGTTCGGCAGAAAGATCGTGGCAGGAGAGGACACATTTTTCGTGAGTGACAACGGGATAGGCTTCGACATGGCGCACGTGGAGAAGCTCTTCCAGCCATTCCAGAGGCTGCCGGGAGCCGACGCCTTCCGCGGGCACGGGATCGGGCTGGCCACGGTGGAGAGGATCGTGAAGAAGCACGGCGGCAGGGTCTGGGCGGAGTCGCATCCGGGACGCGGGGCGACCTTCTACTTCACGCTGCCGGAATAG
- a CDS encoding GNAT family N-acetyltransferase: MTASPNGSIYHHSAWRTVLETTYGYRPLYLALEHTGSREFHGVYPFMLVQSRFTGDRLVSLPFTSFCPPLVPHDAVADMVRYNLQKNPEIQYLELKSGDPLHDVPDFLVEHCSHVTHMLDLRPGESKVYQKFHSTSIRQRIRRAEKNGFRVRLAKDVEDLKGFYRLHIGIRKKHGLPPHPFKFFRNMWHELAPRNLLFVPLLEYQGRVIAAAFTLKFRDTFTYEYSASDEAYLNLSPNQMLIWEVIKIACSEGASYFDFGRSSLDNPSLIEFKERWGAEKLALSYYYYPKMNKVGMEGSLGRRILNRANRILPRALLQMEGELVYRHLG; the protein is encoded by the coding sequence GTGACTGCGAGCCCAAACGGCTCCATCTATCACCACTCCGCATGGCGCACCGTTCTGGAGACGACATACGGCTACCGCCCCCTCTACCTGGCTCTGGAGCACACGGGATCGCGGGAGTTCCACGGCGTGTACCCCTTCATGCTGGTGCAGAGCAGGTTCACCGGCGACCGGCTGGTGTCGTTGCCGTTCACGTCGTTCTGTCCCCCCCTTGTCCCGCACGATGCGGTGGCGGACATGGTGCGCTACAACCTGCAGAAAAACCCGGAGATTCAGTATCTCGAGCTGAAGTCGGGAGACCCTTTGCACGACGTGCCTGACTTTTTGGTCGAGCACTGCAGCCACGTCACGCACATGCTCGACCTGCGCCCCGGGGAATCGAAGGTGTACCAGAAGTTTCATTCCACCAGCATCCGGCAGAGGATCCGCCGGGCCGAGAAGAACGGTTTCCGCGTGCGCCTTGCAAAGGATGTGGAGGACCTGAAAGGCTTCTACCGGTTGCACATCGGCATCCGGAAGAAACACGGGCTCCCTCCCCACCCCTTCAAGTTCTTCCGCAACATGTGGCATGAGCTGGCGCCCAGGAACCTCCTCTTCGTTCCGCTGCTCGAGTACCAGGGGAGGGTGATCGCCGCCGCCTTCACCCTCAAGTTCAGGGACACCTTCACCTACGAGTACAGCGCGTCCGATGAGGCGTACCTCAACCTCTCACCCAACCAGATGCTCATCTGGGAGGTGATCAAGATCGCCTGCAGCGAAGGGGCCAGCTACTTCGACTTCGGCAGGTCGTCCCTCGACAACCCTTCGCTCATCGAGTTCAAGGAGCGCTGGGGGGCGGAGAAGCTGGCGCTGTCGTACTACTACTATCCGAAGATGAACAAGGTCGGTATGGAAGGAAGTCTCGGGCGCCGCATCCTGAACCGCGCCAACCGCATCCTGCCGAGGGCGTTGCTGCAGATGGAAGGGGAGCTTGTCTACCGGCACCTGGGGTAG
- a CDS encoding carotenoid biosynthesis protein, with translation MSDFLDIAVGTLTMRPYVWAFFAAYLVAAVLHLGWRKTIWFTVVGYLIAFASEYSSINSGFPYGWYYYIDATKGKELWIAGVPFFDSLSYVFLAYCSYATALLVLAPVKKVRGDLISLETGAIRRSFSALLLGSLFQVFLDIVTDPVALQGNRWFLGQIYGYREVGAHFGVPLSNYLGWWLVSAVMIAALQVIDRVIGKREARREKRPAGIKAAPYRSLYAPFLYLCVIAFNLSVTFYIGEHLMALTGIFIFTLPVVMTLVLLVNKINRYRREDLAAHLAEFPWSPASSETGKVRL, from the coding sequence GTGTCTGACTTTTTGGACATAGCAGTTGGCACTCTGACAATGCGCCCGTATGTGTGGGCATTTTTCGCCGCGTACCTCGTGGCCGCCGTGCTGCACCTGGGGTGGCGCAAGACGATCTGGTTCACCGTCGTCGGCTACCTCATCGCCTTTGCCTCCGAGTACTCATCCATCAACAGCGGCTTTCCGTACGGCTGGTACTACTATATAGATGCTACCAAGGGAAAGGAGCTGTGGATCGCAGGGGTTCCGTTCTTCGACTCCCTCTCCTACGTCTTTCTCGCCTATTGCAGCTATGCGACGGCACTCCTGGTCCTCGCACCGGTGAAGAAGGTACGCGGAGACCTCATCTCCCTGGAAACCGGCGCCATCAGGCGTTCCTTCTCAGCCCTTCTCCTCGGATCCCTCTTCCAGGTATTCCTGGACATCGTGACCGACCCGGTCGCGCTGCAGGGAAACCGCTGGTTCCTCGGGCAGATCTACGGTTACCGCGAGGTGGGGGCACACTTTGGCGTCCCGCTGAGCAACTACCTCGGCTGGTGGCTGGTAAGCGCGGTGATGATCGCTGCGCTGCAGGTCATCGACCGCGTCATCGGAAAGAGGGAGGCCCGTCGGGAGAAGCGCCCTGCCGGGATCAAGGCAGCACCGTACCGCTCCCTTTACGCCCCCTTTCTGTATCTCTGCGTCATCGCCTTCAACCTCAGCGTCACCTTCTACATCGGCGAGCATCTCATGGCTCTGACCGGTATCTTCATCTTCACCCTGCCGGTGGTGATGACGCTCGTACTGCTGGTGAACAAGATCAACCGTTACCGCCGCGAAGATCTCGCCGCCCATCTCGCCGAGTTCCCCTGGTCCCCCGCCTCCTCCGAAACGGGAAAGGTCCGCCTGTAG